The nucleotide sequence TTGGAGAGATGGCAGAGTGGTCGATTGCGGCAGTCTTGAAAACTGTTGTCCGTTCACGCGGACCGGGGGTTCGAATCCCTCTCTCTCCGCCCTTAATCCTTTTTGTGTAATAAGACGATTGTCGATTTTAAACTCATTTCCAAGACCAACAGGGAATGCGGAAAGTTAAACCAGGCAGTGGGCAGTCTGTAGTTGGCACGGACAATCTAACTCACCCCCAACCCCTCTCTTTCGAAAAGAGAGGGGAGCTGATGGCGTTTCCGGATTTGAAATTTGTCTTATAAAACAAAAATTAAAACACACTCCAGTCCCGTAGGGACGATCTTATGGTAACATCAACAAAATAAAAGAGCCAAGTCCCGTAGGGACGGCCTGATCCCTTGTGAATTCTTAATTAGCTATAAGCAGGCATCTGGCAATCTCCGGCACACAGGAAAAAATTCCGGTTTATTTTTAACTAATAATCTTTACTCATTTTTTCCAGTATTATGGCAACAGCAGGGCAAATCAAGGCATTTCTGGCAGTAAGATCAAGGATCTGATACATCCTGTCCCTGTCGGTATGAGGATATTCGCGGCAGGCAACAGGGCGATGTTCATATATCCGGCAGTAATTATCTTCTTCGAGAAAAGGACAGGGCATGGATTGAAATACATAATCTCCGTCTTCATCTATTCTGAGATAGTTTTCAGTAAAATCAGAGGGCTTCATCCTGAGATATCGTGAAATACGGTTGATGTCGGCATTAAGAAGCCTGGGTCCGGTTGTTTGACAACAGTTGGCACACTGAAGGCAATCTATTTCCTTAAATTCCTCCTGATGAAGGAGGTGAAAATGCCTGTCGAGCTCATGTTTATCAGCCCGTTTAAGCTTTTTAATCCATGATTTGTACAAGTGCTGGTTTTGTATAGCTCTTTCAAGGATTTTCGAAAGTTCTTCCCTTGTTTTCATTGCGGTTACGGAAAAAAAAATCTATGATAGCCAAACAAATCAGACCCACCCCAATAGAGAAAATTAAAATATATTGATTTTCAGGAACATAAGTCGATAAATGCTGAAAAATAGCCTCCTTTTTTGCCGCATTGAAAAGATCTCCAAAACTGAAAGCGGAAAAGATAAACCTGAGGTAGTCAATAGTAAATGAGGCAATGACAAAAGCTGAACCGGTAATTAATGCTGACCATTCCCTGCCGGTAATTTTGGTCAAAGGGTTTTTGTCAGCATAATAAAGAATCATCACTGCAAAGAGAATCATCAGAACAGAAAGCAAAACAGGCTCGAACACAATCCCCACCCATGTTACGGGAATCAGGAAAAGGATGTCCCAGGTTCCAAGAGATTCAGGCCAGCCCAGAATGAGCTTCAGGGTAATATAGTAAAAAATGTCCCACACTCCAAAACTGATAATAAACCATGCAAACCGCTGGCTAAAGGTTTTGCCGGCCAATACTGCTACTGAAACGAGCATAATAATTGTGGCCAGTTCACGGATAATTTCGGTCAGGGCCAGCCGGGGTTCAATCGGAACCAGCGGAAATTTAAAACCTTCCGGATAATAGATTTCCCGAAGATAAACCACCACTGCTCCTTCGAGAAAACCCATGGCAATGGCAAAAGCCAGCATCCAGATAAATTTTGATGATAGTTTCATTTTTCCCTGTTTAAATAAATAATTAACTGATTTTTAATATCATAGCTTTTTAGTATCAAGGTGTTTTTATCTACTGCTTCTATCTGAAATGAATCGGTAACGGCTTCACCAAAAGCTCTCGTCACCAGAGTCTTTTCGTCATCAGAAGTAAACCAGATTCCTTCCTGTTTATTGCCTGCCAGAATAAAGCGGAAAGTGTTGTCGTTTCCGAAATACATCTGCGATTCGCTGTATATCTGCTTCATGTTTTCAAGATACTTAGGCAGAATTTTTTCTTCAATATGACGGTTCACCGTTACTGAATCTATTTTCCACGTCCCGGGTAAATATTTATCTATGGAAAATTCTTTGTTTGTTCGACAAGACAATAGTTCCGAAATAAGAAAAACACAAAGAAACAATCTTTTTAATTTTCTGTGAGGCATATCATCAGTCGTCTTTCACGATAAAACTAATCTTGTAAACCATGTGCGGATGAATTAAAACCAGCATGTAATAATTTCCTGCTTTCAGCTCAGGCGTTTTAATGCTGACCAAACCTTCCCTGCTGATTTTCTGGTGTCTCAGTACCTGAATCTGCCTGCCCATGCTGTCATAAATCCGGAGTTCTGCCATGGCATTTATTTTTTCCTTAAACTGAAGAAAGAACTGGTTTTTTCCGGGATTGGGGAATAAGCTGACGGATTCGTTTTCATTTCCTTGTAAATCAGTTACTTTTTCTGAGACAAAGGCATCAATGTCGGCACGAAACAAACGATTGGCTGTTAAAGGCGTTTTTTCACTCGAAATATAAACTGTCCGGCTGTTGAAGAAACAGGCTGCTTCGGTCTGAAAAAGGTAATGGGCCGGCATATCAAACCTGCGTTTATTGCCACTGAAGAAGTTTTTCTGATGATAATCCCACAACAGCCAGAAAAATGGCTGGTAATTCTTATAACCCAACAGAACAATAGTTCCGGCTGTCCGATCAATGGCAGCATCCGTAATCAGGCCATCCACCTGATAGGAATCGACAGGGGTCAGCTGATAGTGGCCGGGAATTGCCGGCAATGAATAAAGCCTTGTTTTCTGATTCTTCCAGTTTTTACTGAAAAGGTAAATGGAATCATCCACCACCAGCATGGCCTCACAGTCAAAATCATGATTCTGGGCTGATGGTGTAAACTGGAGCTGGTCTGTATATTCAAAAGTGATGGAATCGTATTCATTCAAAATTAATAATGTATCAGGCGAAGTTATATCCTCTTTTTTAATCCTGTAGATGGTCAGGTTTTTACGATCCCCATTGTTATTACCAAAATCACCAATGTAAATAAAGGTTGAATCGTCAGTAATGGCTTCCCAGTCAATATTTCGGGCATTTTTTAATCTTACTTTGGATTTAACGGTATTGGATTGTGAATCATAGGCATAAAGTTCGGCTGGAGAGCCACTGTCGTTAATAAACCAGAAAAGTCCATTGAAAAGAAACATGCCGGAGTTCTCTGATAGCACAACCGGTAATGAGCTGATTACTTCCTCCGCTTTGAAATTGGTTTTTTCATACACACAACTGCCGTCATTTATGGTAGCAAGCGGATTGTAGTTAAGGGCGCGGTAATCGGTACATCCTGCCACCTGTGAGTGTAGCTTAACAGGTATTAAAGCAATGAAAAATAAAATGATAAAAATCCTGACCGGCATGTTTAATAATTTGGTTGAATGCCCAGATTATAGAAGATAAACGCCCAGATGTCGGTATTTAAATCGATGGTTTTACTGACAGGCGTTCCCGCTCCGTGTCCGGCTTTTTCCTCTATCCTGATCATCACCGGATTATTTCCCTTATATTTTTCCTGA is from Sphingobacteriales bacterium and encodes:
- a CDS encoding YkgJ family cysteine cluster protein; the protein is MKTREELSKILERAIQNQHLYKSWIKKLKRADKHELDRHFHLLHQEEFKEIDCLQCANCCQTTGPRLLNADINRISRYLRMKPSDFTENYLRIDEDGDYVFQSMPCPFLEEDNYCRIYEHRPVACREYPHTDRDRMYQILDLTARNALICPAVAIILEKMSKDY
- a CDS encoding T9SS type A sorting domain-containing protein, with translation MPVRIFIILFFIALIPVKLHSQVAGCTDYRALNYNPLATINDGSCVYEKTNFKAEEVISSLPVVLSENSGMFLFNGLFWFINDSGSPAELYAYDSQSNTVKSKVRLKNARNIDWEAITDDSTFIYIGDFGNNNGDRKNLTIYRIKKEDITSPDTLLILNEYDSITFEYTDQLQFTPSAQNHDFDCEAMLVVDDSIYLFSKNWKNQKTRLYSLPAIPGHYQLTPVDSYQVDGLITDAAIDRTAGTIVLLGYKNYQPFFWLLWDYHQKNFFSGNKRRFDMPAHYLFQTEAACFFNSRTVYISSEKTPLTANRLFRADIDAFVSEKVTDLQGNENESVSLFPNPGKNQFFLQFKEKINAMAELRIYDSMGRQIQVLRHQKISREGLVSIKTPELKAGNYYMLVLIHPHMVYKISFIVKDD